In uncultured Methanobacterium sp., a genomic segment contains:
- a CDS encoding FN3 associated domain-containing protein, whose protein sequence is MLKEKRILKVLLVLTVAFMALPAIYAEDPGNYSSLNNSVQSTGTGGTLTLDRDYTYNNVTDSNFSSGGISVSKDMVIDGDGHTIDANRGTRAFTVSNNVNLILKNLIITNTVNTAIYLGTGSKLEIINCTFINNTGSTFSTIYMPNNSGDTLNLVNSTFINGSGQFAIQISKTGSATVTGCNFINNTGTGSTNGGIFNVISGTLTLNNSTFRSNTGNDGACIYNQGTGTSTITNCTFINNTALKQGAALRSSTGNLTVINCTFINNTASQYGGAIYNGGNTVIVGSAFINNTATVGGNAIYSTGTLNANKNWWGSNSPNFTNLIGNAAAPTTWIYMNLTVNVPAYLNSSDKIVVVSNFNYYTDGVNVTPSTDGIHVPDGLTIYSQTNNGQVTPSSTVNGLATTNYFYSGSEGQVNATVDVNPNSNFFTSEDFYQSVTFTVSRLIAGVTTNVTLGWAPLNVQFNGTSMLNGSVTYNWDFGDGTSSTEQNPTHTFLKSGIYTVKLTVTSKNINDTTSTIITVPVETPLSASYNTGNDTTQLNITLNGADEYYFTLNGTTPTRQSTKYTGPIILDAGLNTLKYLGIQYGLETQVYTEMFLVVITNYNGGIYNKTLNIALIGANEIYYTLNGDTPTRQSTKYTGPIKLNEGTTILKYFGIQNGLESQIYTSTYSIFIPLIINVNYIGGEYNSPLNITLTGADDIYYTLNGDIPTRQSTKYTGPITLDVGTNLLKFVGIQNGKASQLYIITYIVTLPVTVDASYHSGVYYSPLNVTLTGADDIYYTLNGSDPDSNSTKYTGPITINSGITVLKYMGIQNKIFSGIYTEKYNIGNRTQVAASLTNSEIQKIIDDAHDGDIIEFLGTSYSDLSLIINKPLTLFSKVQTVIASNFPVFTINNSNDGNIWIYGFLINVTGNDGIVIENSSNINILNTTVTANNGNGLLIQNSTDINITNLIVQDSNSGISIDNSTDVVITESNVSNNQQSGININQSENVSVTDSSIENNVGNGITLSNTRKTLISNDQINQNNNGVYFGPNTDNTTIKNSNINDNVGDGISFAESGSNTLVNNNTISGNSDGINLDSTSDNLVINQNIITKNSHAGVNVGENYKEAPTAKIDYNIIYGNFGRGEMENKYSKVSTSFGYNWLGANSWDKIFSCPSSKSKLIQLKIIQASSGEFQAVFMAGDEIAYLLPDVNVFFRLNNGIGESTIAKNGVAPFTYSSKQYIRGSTELEAFADNEEVVYNVTDDELDNLITYETFLSDSKNSLYHKFNVMVDYPDIESLKNQDVPNSGIVNNGITTDGSGGSSGGSSGSSSNVASSGSLAAGTSAAASTLASAAGSSSSPGQAKTVQELIRDNINQKSQFWGVIIIIVLLVVVIVAYYRKDIMSMIKKSKK, encoded by the coding sequence ATGTTAAAGGAAAAAAGAATATTAAAGGTTCTTTTAGTTTTAACAGTGGCCTTTATGGCTTTACCTGCTATTTATGCTGAAGATCCAGGGAATTATTCATCTTTAAATAATTCAGTTCAGTCAACTGGCACTGGAGGAACACTTACACTAGACAGAGATTACACCTACAATAATGTAACAGACAGTAATTTTTCATCTGGAGGCATATCCGTTAGCAAAGATATGGTTATTGATGGTGATGGCCATACTATTGATGCAAACAGGGGTACACGTGCGTTTACTGTGAGTAATAATGTTAATCTCATTCTTAAAAATCTGATAATTACAAATACAGTTAATACTGCTATTTATCTGGGTACTGGAAGTAAACTTGAGATCATTAACTGTACCTTCATTAATAACACCGGGAGCACCTTCAGTACTATTTACATGCCCAATAACAGTGGGGACACTCTGAATCTGGTTAATTCTACATTTATAAATGGTTCAGGTCAGTTTGCCATTCAGATAAGTAAAACTGGAAGTGCCACGGTTACCGGTTGTAATTTCATTAATAATACTGGAACCGGTAGTACCAATGGTGGTATTTTCAATGTGATAAGTGGTACTCTAACGTTGAATAATTCCACATTTAGGAGTAACACAGGAAATGACGGTGCTTGTATCTATAATCAAGGTACAGGAACCAGTACCATCACTAACTGTACTTTCATTAATAACACGGCATTAAAACAGGGCGCTGCCCTACGTAGTTCTACTGGTAATTTAACTGTAATTAATTGTACTTTCATTAACAACACCGCTTCACAGTACGGTGGTGCCATTTATAATGGAGGTAACACTGTTATTGTTGGTTCAGCATTTATTAACAACACCGCAACTGTGGGTGGTAATGCTATTTACAGTACAGGTACACTGAATGCCAATAAGAATTGGTGGGGCAGTAACAGTCCTAATTTCACCAATTTAATTGGTAATGCTGCGGCACCCACCACCTGGATTTACATGAACTTAACTGTAAATGTCCCTGCTTATTTGAACAGTTCTGACAAAATAGTTGTGGTTTCCAATTTCAATTATTACACAGATGGAGTAAATGTGACCCCCAGTACTGATGGTATTCATGTACCTGATGGATTAACCATTTACTCCCAAACCAACAACGGACAGGTAACACCCAGCAGCACAGTTAACGGTCTGGCCACAACAAACTATTTCTACTCGGGTAGTGAGGGTCAAGTAAATGCAACGGTTGATGTTAATCCTAATTCTAACTTTTTCACCAGCGAAGATTTCTACCAAAGTGTAACTTTTACTGTGTCCCGACTTATTGCAGGTGTCACAACGAATGTTACTCTTGGTTGGGCTCCTTTGAATGTTCAATTTAATGGCACGTCAATGCTTAATGGTTCAGTTACGTATAATTGGGATTTTGGTGATGGAACATCCAGTACCGAACAAAATCCAACACACACATTCCTGAAATCAGGAATATACACTGTAAAACTAACAGTCACATCTAAAAACATAAACGACACTACCAGCACAATTATCACTGTCCCAGTCGAAACTCCACTATCAGCCAGTTATAACACTGGGAACGACACCACACAACTGAACATCACCCTGAATGGGGCGGACGAATATTATTTCACTCTAAATGGAACAACACCTACCAGACAGAGTACAAAGTACACAGGACCAATTATCCTTGATGCAGGCCTTAACACCCTGAAATATTTGGGAATACAATATGGGCTAGAAACACAAGTTTACACAGAAATGTTCCTGGTTGTTATAACTAATTACAATGGTGGAATTTACAACAAAACACTAAATATTGCCTTAATTGGTGCAAATGAGATTTATTACACCTTAAACGGGGACACCCCTACCAGACAGAGTACAAAGTACACAGGACCAATAAAACTCAATGAAGGTACAACTATTTTGAAATACTTCGGAATACAGAATGGTCTGGAATCACAGATCTACACAAGTACCTACAGCATATTCATACCTTTAATAATTAACGTCAATTATATCGGTGGAGAATACAACTCACCACTGAACATCACCCTGACTGGTGCCGATGATATCTACTATACCTTAAACGGGGACATTCCTACCAGGCAGAGTACAAAGTACACAGGACCCATTACTCTTGACGTGGGAACAAACTTACTTAAATTTGTTGGAATACAGAACGGGAAAGCATCCCAGCTCTATATTATCACATACATTGTAACACTTCCGGTGACTGTTGATGCCAGTTACCATTCCGGAGTGTATTACTCTCCCCTAAATGTCACTTTAACCGGAGCAGATGATATTTACTACACCCTGAATGGTTCTGACCCTGATAGTAACAGTACCAAATATACTGGACCAATTACAATCAATTCAGGTATTACTGTACTGAAATATATGGGAATACAGAATAAAATCTTCTCCGGGATATACACTGAAAAATACAACATTGGGAACAGAACTCAAGTTGCTGCTTCCCTTACAAATAGTGAAATACAGAAAATCATTGATGATGCCCATGATGGGGATATCATTGAATTTTTAGGAACATCCTACAGTGATTTGAGTTTAATCATTAACAAACCATTAACGCTTTTCAGTAAAGTTCAAACTGTAATTGCTTCAAATTTCCCCGTTTTCACCATAAATAACAGTAATGATGGAAACATTTGGATTTATGGATTTTTGATTAATGTTACAGGTAACGATGGCATTGTAATTGAAAATTCAAGTAATATTAACATTCTAAACACCACTGTTACAGCTAATAATGGAAATGGATTGTTAATTCAAAACTCAACTGACATTAACATAACCAATCTAATAGTTCAAGATTCAAATAGCGGAATATCTATTGATAACAGCACTGACGTAGTTATAACCGAATCAAATGTTTCGAATAACCAACAATCTGGAATAAACATTAACCAAAGTGAAAATGTAAGTGTAACAGACAGTTCTATTGAAAACAATGTTGGTAACGGAATAACCTTATCAAACACCCGTAAAACGCTTATTTCTAACGATCAGATTAATCAAAACAATAATGGTGTCTATTTTGGCCCTAATACTGACAACACCACCATTAAAAACAGCAACATTAATGATAATGTTGGAGATGGGATTTCCTTTGCAGAATCAGGTTCCAATACCCTGGTCAATAACAACACTATTTCTGGAAATTCAGATGGGATAAATCTGGACAGTACTTCAGATAATTTAGTGATCAACCAGAACATCATTACCAAAAACTCCCATGCAGGGGTAAATGTAGGGGAAAACTACAAGGAGGCACCTACTGCAAAAATAGATTATAACATCATTTACGGGAATTTTGGTCGTGGAGAAATGGAAAACAAGTATTCAAAAGTTTCAACCAGTTTTGGATACAACTGGTTAGGTGCTAACTCCTGGGACAAAATTTTTTCCTGTCCTTCTTCTAAATCCAAATTGATCCAATTAAAAATTATCCAAGCATCTTCTGGAGAATTCCAGGCAGTATTCATGGCTGGAGATGAAATAGCTTACCTCCTACCAGATGTAAATGTTTTTTTCAGGCTCAATAATGGTATTGGAGAAAGTACAATTGCAAAAAATGGAGTAGCTCCATTCACCTATTCCAGCAAACAATACATTAGAGGTAGCACAGAGTTAGAAGCCTTTGCAGATAATGAAGAAGTTGTATATAATGTTACAGATGATGAATTAGACAATTTAATTACCTATGAAACATTTCTATCAGATTCTAAAAATAGTCTTTACCATAAATTTAATGTTATGGTAGATTATCCAGATATTGAAAGTCTTAAGAATCAGGACGTTCCTAACAGCGGCATTGTTAATAATGGGATTACTACTGATGGTTCTGGAGGAAGCTCAGGTGGCAGTTCAGGAAGTTCCAGTAACGTTGCATCATCTGGCTCTTTAGCTGCAGGAACTTCAGCAGCAGCATCCACACTTGCATCTGCAGCAGGAAGTTCTTCAAGTCCGGGCCAGGCTAAGACTGTTCAAGAATTGATTAGGGATAACATAAACCAAAAATCACAGTTTTGGGGAGTAATTATAATCATTGTTCTTCTGGTTGTGGTAATAGTGGCTTATTACCGGAAAGATATAATGAGTATGATTAAAAAATCAAAAAAATGA
- a CDS encoding DUF362 domain-containing protein, with protein MNECLIGIKKITEVKNEEEIKNAVFELLDQMKSNEQIKIPPNANILIKPNICLVKCHESGTTVDPFIVKSLVDWLILNFDIKSIIIAEADATQLNIDVGFMVLGWRKFFEEYDNVNLLNLTKDDYVDVKLADGLYFENMKMSKTFMESDYLISVAKLKTHTMTKITGILKNQYGANPIKHKIQYHDDLDEVIYDLNKVRIPDLCLVDGVIAMEGAGPVSGIPNPVGLLIVGNDPVAVDHASAKLMGFNPRKVSHLKLAHDKGLGSFDYDVFGEDINDVATKFRFVSPWKEFVTKVYQNKFIHKIPLWKKVALAIFRR; from the coding sequence ATGAATGAGTGTTTAATAGGGATTAAAAAAATCACAGAAGTTAAAAATGAGGAAGAAATAAAAAACGCTGTCTTCGAGTTGCTAGATCAGATGAAAAGCAATGAACAGATAAAAATACCTCCCAATGCGAATATCTTAATCAAACCCAACATTTGCCTGGTTAAATGCCATGAATCTGGCACCACAGTTGATCCTTTCATTGTTAAATCTCTGGTGGACTGGTTAATACTAAATTTCGACATAAAATCTATTATTATTGCAGAAGCAGATGCCACTCAGCTTAATATTGATGTGGGGTTCATGGTTCTGGGGTGGAGGAAATTTTTCGAAGAATATGATAATGTTAATCTTCTGAATTTAACTAAAGATGACTATGTTGATGTGAAATTGGCTGATGGGTTGTATTTTGAAAATATGAAGATGTCTAAAACTTTCATGGAATCTGATTATCTGATCTCAGTGGCCAAGCTTAAAACCCACACCATGACCAAAATTACTGGAATTTTAAAGAACCAGTACGGTGCCAACCCGATAAAACATAAAATTCAGTATCATGATGATTTAGATGAAGTGATCTATGATTTAAATAAAGTCAGAATACCCGACCTCTGTTTAGTTGATGGTGTGATTGCAATGGAAGGTGCTGGACCGGTAAGTGGAATTCCTAATCCAGTTGGACTCTTGATTGTAGGAAATGATCCGGTTGCTGTAGATCATGCCAGTGCTAAACTAATGGGGTTCAATCCTCGCAAAGTTTCCCATCTTAAATTAGCTCACGATAAAGGCTTGGGAAGTTTTGATTACGATGTATTTGGTGAGGATATTAATGATGTTGCAACTAAATTCCGGTTTGTCAGTCCCTGGAAAGAATTTGTGACAAAGGTCTATCAAAATAAATTTATCCACAAGATCCCATTATGGAAAAAAGTGGCCTTAGCGATTTTCAGGAGATGA
- a CDS encoding Gfo/Idh/MocA family oxidoreductase: MVGLGAIATKMHIPVLSSFEDVIIDSAAEIDTERGKKAADKFGIPNYYGDYQEMYEKSDLDGVFVCLPNFLHYESVNKALKNDLNVFCEKPMGLTAHEASKLVEIAQAKDLVLGVGYNRRLDKTYEQAAEMVKGHRLGKLLQINGVLMNTGPYGGWVPSSDWFFNDKCGVLYDSGPHLMDLMMYILSDKIVEVFAEGVSTMYEIDVFDNIVGTFRTEKGVLGSFNIGWRAGADFDAVQVHGTGCSVVADPMEIKSKHGMYGPLDKISDNLNSTKAIARSFIGKTTRGIPVSETFFHEDRKFLDAILNKGKLAASGEDALNTLRVLEAVKQSLQDKKSVVVKE; this comes from the coding sequence ATTGTTGGTCTTGGAGCCATTGCCACAAAAATGCATATTCCTGTCCTATCCTCATTTGAAGATGTTATAATTGATTCAGCTGCCGAAATTGATACAGAACGGGGTAAAAAAGCAGCAGATAAATTTGGCATACCCAATTACTACGGTGATTACCAGGAAATGTATGAAAAGTCAGATCTGGATGGTGTTTTTGTCTGCCTTCCCAATTTTTTACACTACGAATCAGTTAATAAAGCTCTAAAAAATGATCTGAATGTTTTTTGTGAGAAACCAATGGGTTTAACTGCTCATGAAGCATCTAAATTAGTTGAAATTGCCCAAGCTAAAGATTTAGTTCTGGGTGTGGGTTATAATCGTAGGCTGGATAAAACATATGAACAGGCTGCAGAAATGGTTAAAGGGCACCGATTAGGGAAATTATTACAAATAAATGGAGTTTTAATGAATACTGGACCATATGGAGGCTGGGTACCCAGCAGTGACTGGTTCTTCAATGATAAATGTGGAGTTTTATATGATTCAGGCCCGCATCTTATGGATCTGATGATGTATATACTGTCAGATAAGATTGTAGAAGTTTTCGCAGAGGGCGTAAGTACTATGTATGAAATAGACGTCTTTGATAATATTGTTGGTACTTTTAGGACTGAAAAAGGAGTTTTAGGATCATTTAATATTGGTTGGAGGGCGGGTGCTGATTTTGATGCAGTACAGGTACATGGAACTGGATGTTCGGTAGTTGCAGATCCCATGGAAATTAAGTCCAAGCATGGGATGTATGGGCCACTGGATAAGATTTCAGACAATTTGAACTCAACCAAAGCTATTGCACGTTCATTTATTGGAAAAACAACCCGGGGGATTCCAGTAAGTGAAACGTTTTTTCATGAGGATAGAAAGTTCCTTGATGCGATTTTAAACAAAGGAAAACTTGCTGCCTCTGGTGAAGATGCTCTTAATACTCTAAGGGTTTTAGAAGCAGTTAAACAAAGTCTTCAGGATAAAAAATCGGTTGTTGTTAAAGAATAA
- a CDS encoding flippase → MSLIKTVTKNITSLVTIEVVNQISLVILAILLPRFLGDVGFGQYSFIMSFTLLTSIFLDFGLRSLTIQEVSRDKSLTSEYFSNGIIIKTILSLVTFSVVFALANLGNYPDVIKFSLYIMTISYILNSFSDVFRSIFYAYETMEYGALTLTTSKIIITLLVIIFLFLGYGLIQVMLAFLLGNLFALIFNYKLFRDKIPRTKFLVSSKFSKYLIMGGLPFGLAIAFNTIFFNFDIVAITHYVGNAATGWYSLPVYVLTVLLTFFYSISAAIFPTFSNFFKSQEDLLKEGYEKTYKFLFMVITPLTLVLYILASPIILYFFGNQFFNSILIFQILIWLLIPLTIARFIEMVLAAINKQKIVTYTLGIFAVMNIILDIALIPSMGYFGAIIGTLVSQLLVFFMGLWFISRYLDLPAKFTLKMILITGILGVVSISFKDMNHYIVSIIIIGSYLVLLKVFNCFKKDDLELFKKVVTTIKLKK, encoded by the coding sequence ATGAGTCTGATTAAAACTGTCACCAAGAATATAACCTCCCTGGTAACCATTGAAGTTGTTAATCAAATATCCCTGGTGATTTTAGCAATTTTGTTACCCCGATTTTTAGGAGATGTCGGTTTCGGTCAGTACAGTTTTATAATGTCCTTTACACTTTTAACAAGCATATTCCTGGATTTTGGATTAAGATCTCTAACCATCCAGGAAGTTTCAAGAGATAAAAGTTTAACCAGTGAATATTTTAGTAACGGCATAATAATAAAAACAATTTTATCATTAGTGACATTTAGTGTAGTTTTTGCCCTGGCAAATCTGGGTAATTACCCTGATGTAATTAAATTTTCCCTTTATATCATGACCATAAGTTACATTCTGAATTCATTTTCAGATGTATTCCGCTCTATATTTTATGCTTATGAAACAATGGAATATGGTGCTTTAACCTTAACCACTAGTAAAATCATTATCACCCTACTTGTTATCATCTTCCTGTTTTTAGGTTACGGTCTTATACAGGTAATGCTGGCATTTTTATTGGGGAACCTTTTTGCATTGATATTCAATTACAAACTCTTCAGGGATAAAATTCCCCGGACAAAATTTTTAGTTAGTTCAAAATTTTCAAAATATCTAATCATGGGAGGACTCCCTTTTGGTTTGGCAATTGCATTTAACACCATCTTTTTCAATTTTGATATTGTAGCCATTACCCACTACGTAGGTAATGCAGCAACTGGGTGGTACTCTCTTCCAGTATATGTCCTAACTGTTCTTTTAACCTTTTTTTACTCAATTTCTGCTGCGATTTTCCCCACTTTCTCCAATTTTTTCAAATCCCAGGAAGACCTATTGAAAGAGGGATATGAAAAAACCTATAAATTTCTATTTATGGTAATCACTCCTCTTACCCTTGTTCTGTATATCCTAGCCAGCCCCATTATCCTGTATTTTTTTGGTAACCAATTTTTTAATTCTATTTTAATTTTTCAAATTCTTATTTGGCTTTTAATACCCCTCACTATTGCCCGGTTTATTGAAATGGTTCTGGCAGCCATTAACAAACAAAAAATAGTGACATACACCCTGGGAATTTTTGCAGTAATGAATATAATACTTGATATTGCTTTAATTCCTTCAATGGGATATTTTGGTGCAATTATTGGAACATTGGTTTCACAATTACTGGTTTTCTTCATGGGATTATGGTTTATATCTCGTTATTTGGATCTACCTGCGAAATTCACTTTGAAGATGATACTGATAACCGGAATACTGGGGGTTGTAAGTATTTCATTTAAGGATATGAATCATTACATAGTTTCAATTATCATCATAGGGAGTTATCTAGTGTTATTAAAAGTTTTTAACTGTTTCAAAAAAGATGATTTGGAACTGTTTAAAAAGGTAGTGACTACTATAAAATTAAAGAAATAA
- a CDS encoding DUF2206 domain-containing protein — translation MINVAINPCKWEKNRFLKLFLVLESIFLVLIGLSYIGVDIFVLRQLIPFFFITFFPGVIILRILKLTHLGIPKTVIYAFGLSMTFLMLIGLLMNTLYPFLGINTPLSNTSLIITLTISITLMALIDYFRQDNNFNKYPNSIYTFKDLIKDFDNPQMLFLLLLPIMAITGTYLVNLYQNTGLLLILYVSICLVVILTVFDKYPKKFYPLIIFIVSLSILFSLSLISPNLWGWDIHFEYHLANMVQNNSIWNPSIAIDYNSMLSVTILPTILSNICKLNLVWVFKIIYPFLFALVPLGMYILFKPQTNHKIAFLCCFFFISFSVFDTGMLALARQEIGEIFLVLILISIFDESDYLRKIVLSLIFGFSLVISHYTLTFLFVFLMMIPALILLNIFYSQKFQKITKSPFVIDFSDLTILALVIIILFTSALVWYGFTSNSFYLKMISDIANKIMSSFLSSFLNPNYAQGLSLLTHQPISTLRYIGKILQLTTQAFMSVGILLTVIKFRETKFKLEYVVLSIFAFIMLLAAIAVPNFASSVNTSRVYQIAMIFLAPFAIIGGCIIIEYAFKMVNKYNSPQHRELPLKIVSIFLIIFFLFDTGFVYAVTNDYGTSIALSQNDMNSTDLDKQITLYNALNMFNQDIISVKWLNQYSNVNSTIYVDYISSHPLISYGKNLQVYYNDRLKNNTIVKKNEYVYLGYPNRVGNIMMDSISFDTPTKTSTLTPKLKKLSFVYDNGASSIYTGSN, via the coding sequence TTGATTAATGTAGCTATTAACCCATGTAAATGGGAAAAAAATAGGTTTTTAAAGTTATTTCTAGTTCTAGAATCTATATTCTTAGTATTAATTGGCCTCAGTTATATTGGAGTGGATATCTTTGTTTTAAGGCAGTTAATCCCTTTTTTCTTTATTACCTTCTTCCCCGGAGTTATAATCCTCCGCATATTAAAGTTAACCCATTTAGGTATTCCTAAAACAGTAATTTATGCATTTGGATTAAGCATGACATTTTTAATGCTAATAGGGCTTTTAATGAATACACTGTATCCTTTTTTGGGCATTAACACACCCTTATCCAATACATCCTTAATCATTACCCTAACAATTTCCATAACTTTAATGGCATTAATCGATTACTTTAGGCAGGATAATAATTTCAATAAATATCCAAACTCAATTTATACTTTTAAAGATTTAATAAAAGATTTTGACAATCCTCAGATGTTATTTTTACTCTTATTGCCAATTATGGCAATAACTGGTACCTATTTAGTTAATTTATATCAGAATACAGGATTATTATTAATTTTATATGTCTCCATCTGCCTGGTAGTAATTTTAACTGTTTTTGATAAATACCCCAAGAAATTTTATCCCTTAATCATTTTTATAGTATCATTGTCCATCCTTTTCAGTTTATCTTTAATATCCCCAAACTTATGGGGTTGGGATATTCACTTTGAATATCATTTAGCTAACATGGTGCAGAATAACTCTATCTGGAATCCATCCATTGCCATTGATTATAATTCAATGCTGAGTGTGACAATACTTCCTACAATTCTATCTAATATATGTAAACTTAATCTTGTATGGGTATTTAAGATTATTTATCCATTCCTATTTGCTTTAGTTCCATTAGGCATGTATATACTCTTTAAACCACAAACAAACCATAAAATAGCATTTTTGTGCTGCTTTTTTTTCATTTCATTTTCTGTATTTGATACCGGAATGTTAGCATTGGCACGTCAAGAAATTGGAGAGATATTTCTGGTTTTAATATTAATATCAATTTTCGATGAGAGCGATTACCTGAGAAAAATAGTTCTATCCTTAATATTTGGTTTTTCTTTAGTAATTTCCCATTACACATTAACATTTCTTTTTGTTTTTTTGATGATGATTCCTGCTCTTATATTATTAAATATATTCTATTCTCAGAAATTCCAAAAAATTACAAAAAGTCCCTTTGTAATTGATTTTTCTGATCTTACAATACTTGCCCTGGTTATTATTATTTTATTCACTTCAGCTTTAGTATGGTATGGGTTTACTTCCAATTCATTCTATTTGAAAATGATTTCAGATATCGCTAACAAAATCATGAGCAGTTTTTTATCCTCATTTTTAAATCCAAATTATGCTCAGGGATTGAGTTTACTGACTCACCAGCCAATTTCAACATTGCGCTACATTGGAAAAATCCTGCAATTAACAACACAGGCTTTTATGAGTGTTGGTATTTTACTGACTGTTATAAAATTTAGAGAAACTAAATTTAAGCTGGAATATGTTGTTTTATCAATATTTGCATTCATTATGTTACTTGCAGCAATTGCAGTTCCAAATTTTGCATCATCGGTAAATACGTCGCGCGTATATCAGATTGCCATGATATTTTTAGCTCCTTTTGCCATAATTGGAGGATGTATCATCATAGAATATGCCTTTAAAATGGTAAATAAATACAATTCCCCCCAGCACAGAGAGTTGCCACTTAAAATAGTGTCTATTTTCTTGATCATTTTTTTCTTATTTGATACAGGATTTGTATACGCAGTTACCAATGATTATGGTACATCAATCGCATTAAGCCAGAATGACATGAATAGCACCGATTTAGATAAACAGATAACTCTTTACAACGCCCTTAATATGTTCAATCAGGATATTATTAGCGTGAAATGGCTTAATCAATATTCTAATGTTAACAGCACCATATATGTAGATTACATTAGCAGCCACCCCCTGATAAGTTATGGGAAGAATCTCCAGGTTTATTACAATGACCGGCTTAAAAATAATACAATTGTTAAGAAAAACGAATATGTGTATTTAGGATACCCCAATCGAGTTGGAAACATAATGATGGATTCTATAAGTTTTGATACTCCTACTAAGACATCCACACTTACTCCTAAACTCAAAAAATTAAGTTTCGTCTATGATAATGGAGCCAGTTCGATATATACTGGTAGTAATTAG